A region from the Oncorhynchus keta strain PuntledgeMale-10-30-2019 chromosome 5, Oket_V2, whole genome shotgun sequence genome encodes:
- the LOC118384399 gene encoding interferon beta-like, producing MALQTVTWMSAFLCLAQVCSMPMPCQLQGQLVRITHNLLRDMGGNFPLECLQENVFVAFPATTFATSGAPQLSSSGAMAIYETLKNIDTLFGADDLPTKWDQQKLENFQNIVYRQIEESKCMMGSVDTSDYLIRTEGLKTYFGNIAAVLKEKNFSYCAWEVVRKELLYSLQFILEHNSDSLLWANRT from the exons ATGGCACTTCAGACTGTCACTTGGATGAGCGCCTTCCTTTGCCTTGCGCAAGTTTGCTCCATGCCCATGCCTTGCCAGCTACAAGGACAGCTGGTGCGAATAACCCACAACCTACTGAGAGACAtg GGGGGTAATTTTCCTCTGGAGTGCCTGCAGGAGAATGTCTTCGTGGCATTCCCAGCCACCACATTTGCAACCTCCGGTGCGCCACAG TTGAGCAGCAGTGGTGCTATGGCTATTTATGAGACATTGAAGAACATCGACACATTGTTTGGAGCTGACGACCTGCCTACTAAGTGGGATCAACAGAAGTTGGAGAATTTTCAGAATATTGTATACCGCCAGATTGAAGAGAGCAAATGT ATGATGGGCAGTGTGGATACCAGTGATTATCTCATCAGGACAGAAGGACTGAAGACGTACTTTGGGAACATTGCAGCAGTCCTAAAAGAAAAG AATTTCAGTTACTGCGCCTGGGAAGTGGTTCGAAAAGAGCTCCTGTACAGCCTACAGTTCATTCTGGAACACAACTCTGATAGCCTGCTGTGGGCCAACAGAACATGA